A window from Manis javanica isolate MJ-LG chromosome 10, MJ_LKY, whole genome shotgun sequence encodes these proteins:
- the AGFG2 gene encoding arf-GAP domain and FG repeat-containing protein 2 isoform X1: MVMAAKKGPGPGGGVGGGKAEAEAASEVWCRRVRELGGCSQAGNRHCFECAQRGVTYVDITVGSFVCTTCSGLLRGLNPPHRVKSISMTTFTEPEVVFLQSRGNEVCRKIWLGLFDARTSLIPDSRDPQKVKEFLQEKYEKKRWYVPPDQVKGLAYTKGSASTPMQGSIPEGKPLRTLLGDSVPSLAAAASTASQSVSQSQPRTSQPRSSQPPPHSSIKKASTDLLADIGGDPFAAPQGAPAFAAFPACGGQTPSHGGFANFDAFGSSPSSSAFGSIPPAGQALFQAQPPPTASWMLTGSYHFGSSQMTPFGASFTPASQPNSLADMGSFLGPRAPAGSIPGSVFGMAGQVPTVQSTTTGGGGGAGLAFGGFTNPFTTPAVHSQLPSTNPFQPNGLATGPGFGMSSAGTGFPQSVPTGRAFASTFPPPLFPPQTSVAQQQNGSSFSDLGSAKLGQRPLSQPAGTSTNPFMTGSSSSPFASKPPTTNPFL, translated from the exons ATGGTGATGGCGGCGAAGAAGGGCCCAGGCCCGGGTGGCGGGGTCGGCGGGGGAAAGGCGGAGGCGGAGGCGGCCTCGGAAGTGTGGTGTCGCCGGGTGCGGGAGCTGGGCGGCTGCAGCCAGGCCGGGAACCGCCACTGCTTCGAGTGCGCCCAGCGCGGGGTCACCTACGTGGATATCACTGTGGGCAGCTTcgtctgcaccacctgctccggCCTCCT GAGAGGCCTGAACCCCCCTCATCGAGTCAAGTCCATCTCCATGACAACCTTCACTGAGCCTGAAGTAGTATTCCTACAATCCCGAGGAAATGAG GTTTGCAGAAAAATTTGGCTGGGTCTTTTTGATGCTCGAACATCTTTGATACCAGATTCCAGGGATCCTCAGAAGGTGAAGGAGTTTCTGCAGGAAAAATATGAGAAGAAGAGATG GTATGTGCCCCCAGACCAAGTCAAGGGACTGGCTTATACCAAAGGCAGTGCCTCCACCCCCATGCAGGGCTCCATCCCAGAAGGGAAGCCCCTGCGGACACTTCTGGGTGATTCTGTGCCATCTCTTGCAGctgctgcctccactgccagccAG TCTGTCAGTCAGTCTCAGCCTCGGACATCCCAGCCCCGGAGCTCTCAGCCACCTCCCCACTCCTCTATCAAGAAAGCCAGTACTGACCTGCTGGCTGACATCGGTGGAGACCCCTTTGCTGCTCCCCAGGGGGCAccagcttttgctgcattcccAGCATGTGGGG GCCAGACACCTTCCCATGGGGGCTTTGCCAACTTCGACGCCTTTGGCAGTAGTCCCAGCTCCTCAGCCTTTGGAAGCATTCCTCCAGCTGGCCAAGCCCTGTTCCAGGCCCAGCCTCCACCCACAG CCAGTTGGATGCTAACTGGAAGTTACCACTTTG GGAGCAGCCAGATGACACCATTTGGTGCTTCTTTCACACCTGCCAGTCAGCCCAACAGTCTTGCAGATATGGGCAGCTTCCTGGGGCCCAGGGCGCCAGCTGGAAGTATTCCTGGCAG CGTCTTTGGGATGGCTGGCCAGGTCCCCACAGTGCAGTCGACCACGactggtggaggtggtggtgcaGGGCTTGCCTTTGGAG GCTTCACCAACCCCTTCACCACCCCTGCTGTTCACTCCCAGCTGCCTTCCACCAACCCGTTCCAGCCCAATGGCTTGGCCACAG GGCCTGGCTTTGGGATGAGCAGTGCTGGAACTGGCTTTCCCCAGTCAGTGCCAACTGGCAGGGCCTTTGCCAGCACCTTCCCCCCACCGCTGTTCCCTCCACAGACCTCGGTGGCCCAGCAGCAGAATG GCTCTTCCTTCAGCGACTTAGGATCAGCCAAGCTGGGGCAGAGGCCACTGAGCCAGCCAGCTGGCACATCCACCAACCCCTTCATG ACTGGATCCTCCTCAAGCCCTTTTGCCTCCAAACCTCCAACCACCAACCCATTCTTGTAG
- the AGFG2 gene encoding arf-GAP domain and FG repeat-containing protein 2 isoform X3 → MVMAAKKGPGPGGGVGGGKAEAEAASEVWCRRVRELGGCSQAGNRHCFECAQRGVTYVDITVGSFVCTTCSGLLRGLNPPHRVKSISMTTFTEPEVVFLQSRGNEVCRKIWLGLFDARTSLIPDSRDPQKVKEFLQEKYEKKRWYVPPDQVKGLAYTKGSASTPMQGSIPEGKPLRTLLGDSVPSLAAAASTASQSVSQSQPRTSQPRSSQPPPHSSIKKASTDLLADIGGDPFAAPQGAPAFAAFPACGGQTPSHGGFANFDAFGSSPSSSAFGSIPPAGQALFQAQPPPTGSSQMTPFGASFTPASQPNSLADMGSFLGPRAPAGSIPGSVFGMAGQVPTVQSTTTGGGGGAGLAFGGFTNPFTTPAVHSQLPSTNPFQPNGLATGPGFGMSSAGTGFPQSVPTGRAFASTFPPPLFPPQTSVAQQQNGSSFSDLGSAKLGQRPLSQPAGTSTNPFMTGSSSSPFASKPPTTNPFL, encoded by the exons ATGGTGATGGCGGCGAAGAAGGGCCCAGGCCCGGGTGGCGGGGTCGGCGGGGGAAAGGCGGAGGCGGAGGCGGCCTCGGAAGTGTGGTGTCGCCGGGTGCGGGAGCTGGGCGGCTGCAGCCAGGCCGGGAACCGCCACTGCTTCGAGTGCGCCCAGCGCGGGGTCACCTACGTGGATATCACTGTGGGCAGCTTcgtctgcaccacctgctccggCCTCCT GAGAGGCCTGAACCCCCCTCATCGAGTCAAGTCCATCTCCATGACAACCTTCACTGAGCCTGAAGTAGTATTCCTACAATCCCGAGGAAATGAG GTTTGCAGAAAAATTTGGCTGGGTCTTTTTGATGCTCGAACATCTTTGATACCAGATTCCAGGGATCCTCAGAAGGTGAAGGAGTTTCTGCAGGAAAAATATGAGAAGAAGAGATG GTATGTGCCCCCAGACCAAGTCAAGGGACTGGCTTATACCAAAGGCAGTGCCTCCACCCCCATGCAGGGCTCCATCCCAGAAGGGAAGCCCCTGCGGACACTTCTGGGTGATTCTGTGCCATCTCTTGCAGctgctgcctccactgccagccAG TCTGTCAGTCAGTCTCAGCCTCGGACATCCCAGCCCCGGAGCTCTCAGCCACCTCCCCACTCCTCTATCAAGAAAGCCAGTACTGACCTGCTGGCTGACATCGGTGGAGACCCCTTTGCTGCTCCCCAGGGGGCAccagcttttgctgcattcccAGCATGTGGGG GCCAGACACCTTCCCATGGGGGCTTTGCCAACTTCGACGCCTTTGGCAGTAGTCCCAGCTCCTCAGCCTTTGGAAGCATTCCTCCAGCTGGCCAAGCCCTGTTCCAGGCCCAGCCTCCACCCACAG GGAGCAGCCAGATGACACCATTTGGTGCTTCTTTCACACCTGCCAGTCAGCCCAACAGTCTTGCAGATATGGGCAGCTTCCTGGGGCCCAGGGCGCCAGCTGGAAGTATTCCTGGCAG CGTCTTTGGGATGGCTGGCCAGGTCCCCACAGTGCAGTCGACCACGactggtggaggtggtggtgcaGGGCTTGCCTTTGGAG GCTTCACCAACCCCTTCACCACCCCTGCTGTTCACTCCCAGCTGCCTTCCACCAACCCGTTCCAGCCCAATGGCTTGGCCACAG GGCCTGGCTTTGGGATGAGCAGTGCTGGAACTGGCTTTCCCCAGTCAGTGCCAACTGGCAGGGCCTTTGCCAGCACCTTCCCCCCACCGCTGTTCCCTCCACAGACCTCGGTGGCCCAGCAGCAGAATG GCTCTTCCTTCAGCGACTTAGGATCAGCCAAGCTGGGGCAGAGGCCACTGAGCCAGCCAGCTGGCACATCCACCAACCCCTTCATG ACTGGATCCTCCTCAAGCCCTTTTGCCTCCAAACCTCCAACCACCAACCCATTCTTGTAG
- the AGFG2 gene encoding arf-GAP domain and FG repeat-containing protein 2 isoform X2 — MVMAAKKGPGPGGGVGGGKAEAEAASEVWCRRVRELGGCSQAGNRHCFECAQRGVTYVDITVGSFVCTTCSGLLRGLNPPHRVKSISMTTFTEPEVVFLQSRGNEVCRKIWLGLFDARTSLIPDSRDPQKVKEFLQEKYEKKRWYVPPDQVKGLAYTKGSASTPMQGSIPEGKPLRTLLGDSVPSLAAAASTASQSVSQSQPRTSQPRSSQPPPHSSIKKASTDLLADIGGDPFAAPQGAPAFAAFPACGGQTPSHGGFANFDAFGSSPSSSAFGSIPPAGQALFQAQPPPTASWMLTGSYHFGSSQMTPFGASFTPASQPNSLADMGSFLGPRAPAGSIPGSVFGMAGQVPTVQSTTTGGGGGAGLAFGGFTNPFTTPAVHSQLPSTNPFQPNGLATGPGFGMSSAGTGFPQSVPTGRAFASTFPPPLFPPQTSVAQQQNDWILLKPFCLQTSNHQPILVAPCPGGRVPAPLLYSLGLW, encoded by the exons ATGGTGATGGCGGCGAAGAAGGGCCCAGGCCCGGGTGGCGGGGTCGGCGGGGGAAAGGCGGAGGCGGAGGCGGCCTCGGAAGTGTGGTGTCGCCGGGTGCGGGAGCTGGGCGGCTGCAGCCAGGCCGGGAACCGCCACTGCTTCGAGTGCGCCCAGCGCGGGGTCACCTACGTGGATATCACTGTGGGCAGCTTcgtctgcaccacctgctccggCCTCCT GAGAGGCCTGAACCCCCCTCATCGAGTCAAGTCCATCTCCATGACAACCTTCACTGAGCCTGAAGTAGTATTCCTACAATCCCGAGGAAATGAG GTTTGCAGAAAAATTTGGCTGGGTCTTTTTGATGCTCGAACATCTTTGATACCAGATTCCAGGGATCCTCAGAAGGTGAAGGAGTTTCTGCAGGAAAAATATGAGAAGAAGAGATG GTATGTGCCCCCAGACCAAGTCAAGGGACTGGCTTATACCAAAGGCAGTGCCTCCACCCCCATGCAGGGCTCCATCCCAGAAGGGAAGCCCCTGCGGACACTTCTGGGTGATTCTGTGCCATCTCTTGCAGctgctgcctccactgccagccAG TCTGTCAGTCAGTCTCAGCCTCGGACATCCCAGCCCCGGAGCTCTCAGCCACCTCCCCACTCCTCTATCAAGAAAGCCAGTACTGACCTGCTGGCTGACATCGGTGGAGACCCCTTTGCTGCTCCCCAGGGGGCAccagcttttgctgcattcccAGCATGTGGGG GCCAGACACCTTCCCATGGGGGCTTTGCCAACTTCGACGCCTTTGGCAGTAGTCCCAGCTCCTCAGCCTTTGGAAGCATTCCTCCAGCTGGCCAAGCCCTGTTCCAGGCCCAGCCTCCACCCACAG CCAGTTGGATGCTAACTGGAAGTTACCACTTTG GGAGCAGCCAGATGACACCATTTGGTGCTTCTTTCACACCTGCCAGTCAGCCCAACAGTCTTGCAGATATGGGCAGCTTCCTGGGGCCCAGGGCGCCAGCTGGAAGTATTCCTGGCAG CGTCTTTGGGATGGCTGGCCAGGTCCCCACAGTGCAGTCGACCACGactggtggaggtggtggtgcaGGGCTTGCCTTTGGAG GCTTCACCAACCCCTTCACCACCCCTGCTGTTCACTCCCAGCTGCCTTCCACCAACCCGTTCCAGCCCAATGGCTTGGCCACAG GGCCTGGCTTTGGGATGAGCAGTGCTGGAACTGGCTTTCCCCAGTCAGTGCCAACTGGCAGGGCCTTTGCCAGCACCTTCCCCCCACCGCTGTTCCCTCCACAGACCTCGGTGGCCCAGCAGCAGAATG ACTGGATCCTCCTCAAGCCCTTTTGCCTCCAAACCTCCAACCACCAACCCATTCTTGTAGCACCGTGTCCTGGGGGCCGCGTCCCTGCTCCCTTGCTCTACTCCCTGGGGCTCTGGTGA
- the AGFG2 gene encoding arf-GAP domain and FG repeat-containing protein 2 isoform X4: MLSLFLLLTPLGAEEGAVLFLHDRWKNRSKERRGLNPPHRVKSISMTTFTEPEVVFLQSRGNEVCRKIWLGLFDARTSLIPDSRDPQKVKEFLQEKYEKKRWYVPPDQVKGLAYTKGSASTPMQGSIPEGKPLRTLLGDSVPSLAAAASTASQSVSQSQPRTSQPRSSQPPPHSSIKKASTDLLADIGGDPFAAPQGAPAFAAFPACGGQTPSHGGFANFDAFGSSPSSSAFGSIPPAGQALFQAQPPPTASWMLTGSYHFGSSQMTPFGASFTPASQPNSLADMGSFLGPRAPAGSIPGSVFGMAGQVPTVQSTTTGGGGGAGLAFGGFTNPFTTPAVHSQLPSTNPFQPNGLATGPGFGMSSAGTGFPQSVPTGRAFASTFPPPLFPPQTSVAQQQNGSSFSDLGSAKLGQRPLSQPAGTSTNPFMTGSSSSPFASKPPTTNPFL; the protein is encoded by the exons atgctttctttgtttcttcttcttacaCCTTTAGGAGCTGAGGAGGGAGCAGTATTGTTCTTGCATGACAGATGGAAGAACAGAAGCAAAGAGAG GAGAGGCCTGAACCCCCCTCATCGAGTCAAGTCCATCTCCATGACAACCTTCACTGAGCCTGAAGTAGTATTCCTACAATCCCGAGGAAATGAG GTTTGCAGAAAAATTTGGCTGGGTCTTTTTGATGCTCGAACATCTTTGATACCAGATTCCAGGGATCCTCAGAAGGTGAAGGAGTTTCTGCAGGAAAAATATGAGAAGAAGAGATG GTATGTGCCCCCAGACCAAGTCAAGGGACTGGCTTATACCAAAGGCAGTGCCTCCACCCCCATGCAGGGCTCCATCCCAGAAGGGAAGCCCCTGCGGACACTTCTGGGTGATTCTGTGCCATCTCTTGCAGctgctgcctccactgccagccAG TCTGTCAGTCAGTCTCAGCCTCGGACATCCCAGCCCCGGAGCTCTCAGCCACCTCCCCACTCCTCTATCAAGAAAGCCAGTACTGACCTGCTGGCTGACATCGGTGGAGACCCCTTTGCTGCTCCCCAGGGGGCAccagcttttgctgcattcccAGCATGTGGGG GCCAGACACCTTCCCATGGGGGCTTTGCCAACTTCGACGCCTTTGGCAGTAGTCCCAGCTCCTCAGCCTTTGGAAGCATTCCTCCAGCTGGCCAAGCCCTGTTCCAGGCCCAGCCTCCACCCACAG CCAGTTGGATGCTAACTGGAAGTTACCACTTTG GGAGCAGCCAGATGACACCATTTGGTGCTTCTTTCACACCTGCCAGTCAGCCCAACAGTCTTGCAGATATGGGCAGCTTCCTGGGGCCCAGGGCGCCAGCTGGAAGTATTCCTGGCAG CGTCTTTGGGATGGCTGGCCAGGTCCCCACAGTGCAGTCGACCACGactggtggaggtggtggtgcaGGGCTTGCCTTTGGAG GCTTCACCAACCCCTTCACCACCCCTGCTGTTCACTCCCAGCTGCCTTCCACCAACCCGTTCCAGCCCAATGGCTTGGCCACAG GGCCTGGCTTTGGGATGAGCAGTGCTGGAACTGGCTTTCCCCAGTCAGTGCCAACTGGCAGGGCCTTTGCCAGCACCTTCCCCCCACCGCTGTTCCCTCCACAGACCTCGGTGGCCCAGCAGCAGAATG GCTCTTCCTTCAGCGACTTAGGATCAGCCAAGCTGGGGCAGAGGCCACTGAGCCAGCCAGCTGGCACATCCACCAACCCCTTCATG ACTGGATCCTCCTCAAGCCCTTTTGCCTCCAAACCTCCAACCACCAACCCATTCTTGTAG
- the AGFG2 gene encoding arf-GAP domain and FG repeat-containing protein 2 isoform X5 produces the protein MTTFTEPEVVFLQSRGNEVCRKIWLGLFDARTSLIPDSRDPQKVKEFLQEKYEKKRWYVPPDQVKGLAYTKGSASTPMQGSIPEGKPLRTLLGDSVPSLAAAASTASQSVSQSQPRTSQPRSSQPPPHSSIKKASTDLLADIGGDPFAAPQGAPAFAAFPACGGQTPSHGGFANFDAFGSSPSSSAFGSIPPAGQALFQAQPPPTASWMLTGSYHFGSSQMTPFGASFTPASQPNSLADMGSFLGPRAPAGSIPGSVFGMAGQVPTVQSTTTGGGGGAGLAFGGFTNPFTTPAVHSQLPSTNPFQPNGLATGPGFGMSSAGTGFPQSVPTGRAFASTFPPPLFPPQTSVAQQQNGSSFSDLGSAKLGQRPLSQPAGTSTNPFMTGSSSSPFASKPPTTNPFL, from the exons ATGACAACCTTCACTGAGCCTGAAGTAGTATTCCTACAATCCCGAGGAAATGAG GTTTGCAGAAAAATTTGGCTGGGTCTTTTTGATGCTCGAACATCTTTGATACCAGATTCCAGGGATCCTCAGAAGGTGAAGGAGTTTCTGCAGGAAAAATATGAGAAGAAGAGATG GTATGTGCCCCCAGACCAAGTCAAGGGACTGGCTTATACCAAAGGCAGTGCCTCCACCCCCATGCAGGGCTCCATCCCAGAAGGGAAGCCCCTGCGGACACTTCTGGGTGATTCTGTGCCATCTCTTGCAGctgctgcctccactgccagccAG TCTGTCAGTCAGTCTCAGCCTCGGACATCCCAGCCCCGGAGCTCTCAGCCACCTCCCCACTCCTCTATCAAGAAAGCCAGTACTGACCTGCTGGCTGACATCGGTGGAGACCCCTTTGCTGCTCCCCAGGGGGCAccagcttttgctgcattcccAGCATGTGGGG GCCAGACACCTTCCCATGGGGGCTTTGCCAACTTCGACGCCTTTGGCAGTAGTCCCAGCTCCTCAGCCTTTGGAAGCATTCCTCCAGCTGGCCAAGCCCTGTTCCAGGCCCAGCCTCCACCCACAG CCAGTTGGATGCTAACTGGAAGTTACCACTTTG GGAGCAGCCAGATGACACCATTTGGTGCTTCTTTCACACCTGCCAGTCAGCCCAACAGTCTTGCAGATATGGGCAGCTTCCTGGGGCCCAGGGCGCCAGCTGGAAGTATTCCTGGCAG CGTCTTTGGGATGGCTGGCCAGGTCCCCACAGTGCAGTCGACCACGactggtggaggtggtggtgcaGGGCTTGCCTTTGGAG GCTTCACCAACCCCTTCACCACCCCTGCTGTTCACTCCCAGCTGCCTTCCACCAACCCGTTCCAGCCCAATGGCTTGGCCACAG GGCCTGGCTTTGGGATGAGCAGTGCTGGAACTGGCTTTCCCCAGTCAGTGCCAACTGGCAGGGCCTTTGCCAGCACCTTCCCCCCACCGCTGTTCCCTCCACAGACCTCGGTGGCCCAGCAGCAGAATG GCTCTTCCTTCAGCGACTTAGGATCAGCCAAGCTGGGGCAGAGGCCACTGAGCCAGCCAGCTGGCACATCCACCAACCCCTTCATG ACTGGATCCTCCTCAAGCCCTTTTGCCTCCAAACCTCCAACCACCAACCCATTCTTGTAG
- the LOC108409367 gene encoding LOW QUALITY PROTEIN: insulin receptor substrate 1-like (The sequence of the model RefSeq protein was modified relative to this genomic sequence to represent the inferred CDS: inserted 1 base in 1 codon; substituted 2 bases at 2 genomic stop codons), whose translation MKLVGSTHLGINMTPEKKFEDRAPPPPHLCCLFPVVSVRPLATLAFGRGRSPETVAPLRPRSSSRPTCLWAWACPADVRPCGHLRKQKSXRRRFFVLRADPPHLECYEXEKFCADQVRPKLSVSLAGACTIHKRVDALQRHLIILYPHDGSLGVAAASEREPQAWYGALLEVRAAAGAPCAQSIVSPGFGSHKDPGVWIFAPFQDVWPVTLRPKGLGQTRGLGSSGYHLCLGLGVVSLLRKPRDRGSGSTQALPPPPALHLSELSVHRCGQADSFFFLEPGRSAPTGPRELWLQAPDAVVTQSIHKTVLAAMKXLWDSGAGDRAELLPRDPLTSAPRPTVPQPYETLASMAQSSCKSRRGCLGERRDQATLENLTLGAVASYREGLECNGLRV comes from the exons ATGAAGCTGGTGGGCTCCACACATCTTGGTATCAACATGACCCCTGAAAAGAAGTTTGAGGACC GGgctccacctccaccccacctctGCTGCCTTTTCCCAGTCGTCTCAGTTCGTCCTCTGGCCACTTTAGCCTTTGGTCGGGGACGAAGCCCGGAGACTGTGGCCCCATTGCGACCCCGGAGTTCGAGTCGGCCGACTTGcctctgggcctgggcctgcccgGCCGACGTGCGGCCCTGCGGCCACTTGCGGAAGCAGAAGTCCTAGCGTCGCCGCTTCTTCGTGCTCCGCGCGGACCCGCCGCATCTGGAGTGTTACG GCGAGAAGTTCTGCGCCGACCAAGTGCGGCCCAAGCTCAGCGTGAGCCTGGCGGGTGCGTGCACCATCCACAAACGCGTGGACGCGCTCCAGCGCCACCTGATCATCCTCTACCCGCACGACGGCAGCCTGGGCGTGGCGGCGGCCAGTGAGAGGGAGCCCCAGGCGTGGTACGGCGCCCTTCTCGAGGTGCGCGCCGCCGCCG GAGCCCCCTGTGCCCAGTCCATTGTCTCTCCAGGTTTCGGGTCCCACAAGGACCCGGGGGTCTGGATCTTCGCTCCTTTTCAGGACGTCTGGCCCGTGACGCTGCGGCCCAAGGGGCTGGGGCAGACGCGAGGCCTGGGCAGCAGTGGCTACCACTTGTGCCTGGGTTTGGGGGTAGTGAGCCTGCTGCGCAAGCCCAGGGACAGAGGCTCCGGGAGCACCCAGGCATTGCCGCCGCCGCCAGCCTTGCACCTGTCCGAGCTCAGCGTACACCGCTGCGGCCAGGCggactctttcttctttctggagcCTGGCCGCTCGGCGCCCACAGGTCCCAGGGAGCTGTGGCTACAAGCGCCCGACGCCGTAGTGACCCAAAGCATTCACAAGACCGTACTGGCAGCCATGAAGTGACTCTGGGACAGTGGTGCTGGTGACAGGGCTGAGCTGCTGCCAAGGGATCCCTTGACGAGCGCCCCCAGGCCCACTGTCCCCCAACCTTATGAAACCCTGGCTTCTATGGCCCAATCAAGCTGCAAGAGCCGTCGGGGTTGCTTGGGTGAGAGGAGGGACCAGGCGACCCTTGAGAACCTGACTCTTGGGGCAGTAGCCTCGTACCGCGAGGGGTTGGAGTGCAACGGGCTCCGGGTGTGA
- the SAP25 gene encoding histone deacetylase complex subunit SAP25, protein MLPWSPWRCGAGEEQAPEEQDSSISSDSCKAWPSGEGAVGEPGTPPQASPQSLSPRPSRTWREQLSPQPRSGLAAQQAPGTSVPLPPPRPWEVAPPRMTTLLAPWDPNYEAKVGPRLEWGPSWGSGTSFSSRTLCHPSFWPLYGAAAGRGLRPQASATGHQNGEQANRGAGFPVMCSEVFLSDPLLPCGQHVPLYLSEDPEQVHRTPYPGCSTAWLSGPELIALTGLLQMSRGEPRLSSLGAPATPAGAPDPVSDQPSPSGGQSCPYCAYPSLPQTPDTHYP, encoded by the exons ATGTTGCCCTGGTCCCCTTGGCGGTGCGGCGCCGGGGAGGAGCAGGCGCCCGAGGAACAAGACTCCTCGATCAGCAGTGACTCCTGTAAGGCCTGGCCCTCTGGAGAGGGAGCCGTGGGGGAGCCAGGAACGCCCCCACAGGCCAG CCCGCAGTCCCTGTCCCCGAGGCCTTCCCGGACTTGGAGAGAGCAGCTGTCGCCCCAGCCTCGCTCAGGCCTGGCTGCCCAGCAGGCCCCGGGAACTTCAG TTCCCCTTCCCCCGCCGAGGCCCTGGGAGGTGGCCCCCCCAAGGATGACCACCTTGTTAGCTCCATGGGACCCCAACTATGAGGCTAAAGTAGGACCTCGGCTGGAGTGG GGGCCCAGCTGGGGGTCTGGCACCTCCTTCTCAAGCCGGACCTTGTGTCATCCCTCATTCTGGCCATTGTATGGGGCAGCTGCTGGCAGGGGCCTGAGGCCCCAGGCCTCAGCAACAGGACATCAGAATGGAGAGCAGGCGAATAGGGGTGCAG GGTTCCCAGTGATGTGCAGTGAAGTCTTTCTTTCAGACCCGTTGCTGCCCTGTGGGCAGCATGTTCCCCTGTACCTGTCTGAAGACCCTGAGCAG GTTCATCGAACCCCTTACCCTGGATGCTCCACTGCCTGGCTCAGTGGGCCTGAGCTGATCGCTCTCACTGGCCTCCTGCAGATGAGCCGGGGGGAGCCAAGACTCAGCTCCCTGGGGGCTCCTGCAACTCCTGCTGGTGCCCCAGACCCTGTCTCTGACCAGCCAAGCCCCAGTGGTGGCCAGAGCTGCCCTTACTGCGCTTATCCATCTCTCCCACAGACCCCAGACACCCATTATCCATAG